From a region of the Paenibacillus segetis genome:
- the aroF gene encoding 3-deoxy-7-phosphoheptulonate synthase, producing MIVITSNQTPESRIQEIIAVIEKEGLQTHVSRGSDRTVIGLIGAIEPKLAEHLRQMKDVESVVKISKSYKLASRDFHPEDTVIKIGNVSIGGGELVVMGGPCAVESPEQIDEIAALVKAAGGQVLRGGAFKPRTGPYSFQGVGVEGLIMMAEAGKKHDLLTITEVMTPEYVDVCAEYADILQIGTRNMQNFDLLRKLGTCGKPVLLKRGFSATYDELLNAAEYILAGGNPNVMLCERGIRTFETYTRNTLDLSAIPVLQSLSHLPVISDPSHGTGRRELVEPMTKASVAAGADGLIIEMHTDPDNSMTGDGVQSLFPDQFASLLRDLEKLAPLVGKRFDTPKAASTL from the coding sequence ATGATCGTTATAACTTCTAATCAAACACCTGAGAGTCGAATTCAGGAAATTATTGCAGTGATTGAAAAGGAAGGACTTCAAACGCACGTATCGCGTGGGAGTGATCGTACTGTGATTGGATTAATTGGTGCGATCGAGCCGAAGCTTGCTGAACATTTGCGTCAGATGAAAGATGTAGAGAGCGTGGTTAAGATATCCAAGTCTTACAAACTGGCAAGCCGTGATTTCCACCCAGAGGACACCGTAATCAAGATTGGTAATGTTTCTATTGGTGGAGGGGAACTTGTAGTAATGGGTGGTCCATGTGCTGTAGAATCTCCAGAACAGATTGATGAAATTGCCGCCTTAGTTAAGGCTGCTGGTGGGCAAGTACTTCGGGGAGGGGCATTCAAGCCACGTACAGGTCCTTACAGCTTCCAAGGAGTTGGTGTTGAAGGTCTCATCATGATGGCTGAAGCAGGCAAGAAACATGATTTGCTAACGATTACTGAGGTCATGACACCGGAGTATGTTGATGTTTGTGCTGAATATGCTGATATTTTGCAGATTGGAACACGTAATATGCAGAATTTCGATTTATTGCGCAAGCTTGGAACATGTGGTAAGCCGGTCTTACTGAAACGGGGATTCAGCGCAACCTACGACGAGTTATTAAATGCGGCAGAATATATTTTAGCTGGTGGTAACCCGAATGTTATGCTGTGTGAACGTGGAATTCGTACATTCGAGACATATACCCGTAACACATTAGATCTTTCCGCAATTCCTGTGCTTCAAAGCCTCAGTCATTTGCCAGTCATTTCTGACCCAAGTCATGGTACAGGAAGACGTGAGTTGGTCGAGCCGATGACTAAAGCATCTGTAGCAGCTGGTGCAGATGGACTTATCATTGAAATGCACACAGATCCTGACAATTCTATGACAGGAGACGGGGTTCAGTCCTTGTTCCCGGATCAATTTGCTTCGCTACTTCGCGACTTGGAGAAGCTTGCACCATTGGTTGGCAAACGTTTTGATACGCCGAAAGCTGCTAGCACGCTATAA
- the glnA gene encoding type I glutamate--ammonia ligase: MSAELVLKTIKEKQIEWVDFRFADLSGRAHHITLPAKEVDEDTFINGVAFDGSSIPGFRGIEESDMVMMPDHGSIYVDPFMAHPTLNVFCDIFTPDGERYERDPRSIAVRAEEYLKESGVGTAAFFAPESEFFIFDDVRHESGMNKSYYSVDSEEASWNTGRSEEGGNLGFKIPVKGGYVPVAPMDKQQDIRSEMCRLLEEVGIRVERHHHEVATAGQAEINFRFDTLTKTADNLMIYKYIVHNTAVQFGKTATFMPKPLFGDNGSGMHVHQSIFDGDTPLFYEKGAYANLSETALHYIGGILYHAPALIAFTNPSTNSFKRLVPGYEAPVNLVYSKGNRSAAVRIPVAAVTPKGCRIEFRTPDSTANPYLAFSAMLMAGLDGIKRKIDPTKEGYGPFDKNIYELSDEEKGEIRSVPGSLDEALNALQSDYEFLTEGGVFTKEFIDNFVDLKRAEARSVAIRVHPHEFGLYYDL, encoded by the coding sequence ATGTCAGCAGAATTGGTTTTGAAGACAATTAAAGAAAAACAAATCGAATGGGTGGATTTCCGTTTTGCCGATTTGTCAGGACGGGCGCATCACATCACCTTACCGGCAAAAGAAGTAGATGAAGACACTTTTATTAACGGTGTTGCATTTGACGGATCATCAATTCCTGGATTCCGTGGAATTGAAGAGTCCGATATGGTCATGATGCCAGATCACGGCTCAATATATGTGGACCCATTCATGGCGCACCCAACGTTGAACGTATTTTGTGATATCTTCACACCGGATGGTGAACGTTACGAAAGAGACCCGCGTAGTATTGCGGTTCGTGCTGAAGAGTACTTGAAGGAAAGTGGCGTCGGAACAGCAGCGTTCTTTGCTCCAGAATCGGAATTCTTTATTTTTGACGATGTACGTCATGAGAGTGGAATGAATAAATCTTATTATTCCGTTGACTCTGAAGAAGCTTCGTGGAATACAGGACGTAGTGAAGAGGGCGGAAACTTGGGCTTTAAAATCCCAGTTAAGGGTGGATATGTTCCAGTAGCGCCGATGGATAAGCAACAAGATATCCGTAGTGAAATGTGCCGATTGTTAGAAGAAGTGGGTATCCGTGTAGAACGCCATCACCATGAAGTTGCTACTGCGGGTCAAGCGGAAATTAATTTCCGTTTCGATACATTGACTAAAACTGCTGATAATTTAATGATTTATAAATATATCGTGCACAATACGGCTGTTCAATTTGGTAAAACAGCAACTTTCATGCCAAAGCCGTTATTTGGCGACAATGGTAGTGGAATGCACGTTCACCAATCGATCTTTGATGGTGATACGCCGTTATTCTATGAAAAAGGTGCTTACGCGAATTTGAGCGAAACTGCGCTGCACTATATTGGGGGTATTCTATATCATGCTCCTGCGTTGATTGCGTTCACTAATCCCAGCACGAACTCGTTTAAACGGTTAGTTCCTGGTTACGAAGCGCCGGTTAATCTGGTATATTCCAAAGGAAATCGTTCCGCAGCGGTACGTATCCCAGTTGCTGCTGTGACACCGAAGGGTTGCCGGATTGAGTTCCGCACACCGGATTCAACGGCTAATCCATACCTTGCATTCTCTGCAATGCTAATGGCTGGGTTAGACGGAATCAAACGCAAGATTGATCCAACGAAAGAAGGATACGGACCGTTTGATAAAAATATTTATGAGCTCTCCGATGAAGAAAAAGGAGAGATTCGTAGTGTACCTGGATCGCTGGATGAAGCTTTAAATGCACTTCAGTCTGATTATGAATTTTTGACTGAAGGTGGCGTATTTACGAAAGAGTTCATCGATAACTTCGTTGATCTCAAACGGGCAGAAGCTAGATCGGTAGCCA
- a CDS encoding 4-hydroxy-3-methylbut-2-enyl diphosphate reductase: protein MEVIKISPRGYCYGVVDAMVLARQAAKNLDLPRPIYILGMIVHNSHVTTSFEDEGIITLDGPNRLEILNQVDSGTIIFTAHGVSPEVRKIAREKGLTTVDATCPDVTKTHVLIKEKVAEGYDVIYIGKRGHPEPEGAIGVAPDRVHLIEKEEEIEQLSIDSDKIIITNQTTMSQWDIKHIMKELLQKFPGAEIHNEICLATQVRQEAVAEQAGQADLVIVVGDPRSNNSNRLAQVSEEISGVTAYRIADVTELNREWLMGINKVAVTSGASTPTPITREVIAYLEQFDPNNEDTWEIVRTVNMQKLLPPVKAAAKNKSAE, encoded by the coding sequence ATGGAAGTCATTAAAATATCGCCGCGAGGTTATTGTTATGGCGTTGTCGATGCGATGGTACTTGCTAGACAGGCCGCCAAGAATCTTGATTTGCCCAGGCCGATTTATATATTGGGCATGATCGTTCATAACAGTCATGTTACCACCTCATTCGAGGATGAGGGAATTATTACACTAGATGGTCCAAATCGTCTAGAAATCTTGAACCAGGTGGATAGCGGTACAATTATCTTCACAGCTCATGGTGTATCGCCAGAGGTGCGCAAAATCGCCCGGGAGAAGGGACTAACGACTGTTGATGCAACATGTCCAGATGTGACGAAGACGCATGTACTCATTAAGGAGAAAGTAGCCGAAGGTTATGATGTAATCTATATCGGTAAACGTGGTCATCCGGAACCTGAGGGAGCTATTGGCGTTGCTCCAGATCGTGTTCATTTAATTGAGAAAGAAGAAGAAATCGAGCAGCTGAGTATCGATTCAGATAAAATTATTATTACAAATCAGACTACGATGAGTCAGTGGGACATCAAACATATTATGAAGGAGTTGCTACAGAAATTCCCTGGTGCTGAAATACACAATGAGATTTGTTTAGCTACACAAGTCCGTCAGGAAGCTGTAGCGGAACAAGCAGGCCAAGCAGATTTAGTGATTGTAGTGGGTGATCCTCGCAGCAATAATTCTAACCGTCTAGCTCAAGTGTCAGAGGAGATTTCAGGAGTGACTGCTTATCGGATTGCAGATGTGACTGAATTGAATCGCGAATGGTTGATGGGAATAAATAAAGTTGCTGTAACTTCCGGCGCGTCTACACCTACGCCTATTACCCGAGAGGTCATTGCCTATTTAGAGCAATTTGATCCTAACAATGAGGACACATGGGAGATCGTGCGTACGGTTAATATGCAGAAGCTATTACCACCCGTCAAGGCAGCGGCGAAGAACAAATCAGCGGAATAA
- a CDS encoding sensor histidine kinase: MSIRLRLTAWYTSILVVMLILFGASIYWLVYYNTFQEVKNRVEEQGALIASENAVGLSQGLDLKMERSRRIRLEDARIFWQLNNYVKGSIETSQGMVDRDMVFPVPNIEELSTKGNFQNVTINGNSYMLYERAIYLENKNAIVGLLQLAADTNAEYRLMGQMKIVLIWGSIISIVIASTLGLFLARKSMAPIGKVIEAANGIQTGNDLSVRIDYSGPNDEIGQLIGTVNNMLERTEGFYKELDDAYATQRRFVSDASHELRTPLTTIRGNVDLLKKMWTQEKEGKVALDEEDLRNISLEAMSDIADESERMSRLVNDMLSLARADAGHTLIKDVLPLPPLVEEVVRRAQFLPRKVLWLQGDLSVIENAYVMGNKDYLQQMLFIFIENAFKYTPEGSVTLDAVAADNQIGIRIADTGIGMDREEIPHIFERFYRADPSRGIIQGTGLGLSIAKWIIDEHGGSVEVVTKRGEGTTFVIWLPAIFDALEE, translated from the coding sequence ATGTCAATTAGACTGCGGCTAACCGCTTGGTATACTAGCATATTGGTCGTCATGCTAATTCTGTTTGGAGCTTCGATATATTGGCTTGTTTACTATAACACTTTTCAAGAAGTGAAGAATCGAGTCGAAGAACAGGGAGCTCTGATTGCTAGTGAAAACGCGGTGGGTTTATCCCAGGGATTAGATTTGAAGATGGAGCGGAGTCGAAGGATCCGATTAGAAGATGCTCGTATATTTTGGCAACTCAATAATTATGTGAAAGGCTCCATAGAGACCTCTCAAGGAATGGTTGACCGAGATATGGTATTCCCGGTTCCTAATATTGAAGAATTAAGTACGAAAGGTAACTTTCAAAATGTGACCATTAACGGTAATTCTTATATGTTGTATGAACGTGCCATTTATCTAGAAAATAAGAATGCTATTGTAGGATTGCTGCAGCTTGCAGCCGATACCAATGCAGAATATCGATTAATGGGTCAAATGAAGATTGTATTAATCTGGGGTTCGATTATTTCGATTGTGATTGCGAGTACCTTAGGATTGTTCCTTGCACGAAAATCAATGGCACCAATCGGCAAAGTGATCGAAGCCGCTAATGGGATTCAGACAGGAAATGACCTCAGCGTGCGTATTGATTATTCGGGTCCAAACGATGAGATAGGCCAACTCATTGGTACGGTTAACAACATGCTGGAGCGTACAGAGGGGTTCTATAAAGAACTGGATGATGCTTATGCGACTCAGCGACGCTTTGTCTCGGATGCTTCACATGAACTACGGACTCCGCTTACTACGATCCGCGGAAATGTCGATCTTTTGAAAAAAATGTGGACGCAGGAGAAAGAAGGAAAGGTCGCTTTAGATGAAGAGGATTTACGAAATATTTCGCTGGAGGCCATGAGTGATATTGCAGATGAATCTGAACGGATGAGCCGACTGGTGAACGACATGTTATCGTTAGCGCGAGCTGATGCTGGACATACGTTAATTAAGGATGTTCTCCCTCTCCCACCGCTAGTGGAGGAAGTTGTAAGACGCGCTCAATTTCTACCTCGTAAGGTATTATGGCTTCAAGGAGATTTGAGTGTAATTGAAAATGCATATGTGATGGGGAATAAAGATTACTTACAGCAAATGCTGTTCATATTCATTGAGAATGCGTTCAAATATACACCTGAAGGTAGTGTTACACTGGACGCTGTAGCAGCGGATAATCAGATCGGCATTAGGATCGCTGATACTGGCATTGGCATGGATCGTGAAGAAATTCCACATATATTTGAACGATTCTATCGCGCAGATCCTTCACGTGGAATCATTCAGGGAACAGGTCTTGGGCTATCGATTGCAAAATGGATTATCGATGAACATGGTGGTTCGGTTGAGGTAGTTACGAAGCGCGGTGAGGGCACAACGTTTGTAATTTGGCTTCCTGCTATCTTTGACGCTCTGGAGGAATAA